The Apium graveolens cultivar Ventura chromosome 6, ASM990537v1, whole genome shotgun sequence genome contains a region encoding:
- the LOC141663770 gene encoding F-box/kelch-repeat protein At3g18720-like, translated as MSHEKRRNEAKWSALPVLVLWMIKDKLDIFDDMCVASVCHDWRAASLSYPKKQSIREGMPWLMQQNKNVDSSLQDFISITRKKKVTLYLPEFSNALVLFSKQGWVLLRRKNFVVTRERLPDSVFLINPLTKAKIELPDVAESHEFFGSFSTHDGYPVSVVLISAGIFCRITLRTAKPGDLVWTKHAPVERTMQFEGCRGLISIGEQIFYFDIWGKMTIYNMATRVWKELLRPRNELEGVNYIAEHDGKIIKLFAGGYDDHTSYAISVYNDADTSWERVKIDEMSSVWYLSRLHNCFCARESGSKIYLLRPKYGGLLRCTRTIRGYTVLSHELNDGGTQTLQLPYEIYPSAKWVDLG; from the coding sequence ATGTCTCATGAAAAGAGAAGAAACGAGGCTAAATGGTCTGCGCTTCCTGTCCTCGTGTTATGGATGATCAAAGATAAGCTAGACATATTTGATGATATGTGTGTAGCATCCGTTTGTCATGATTGGCGTGCTGCATCATTGTCATACCCGAAAAAGCAATCAATTAGGGAAGGGATGCCGTGGCTTATGCAGCAAAACAAGAATGTTGATAGTAGTCTGCAGGACTTCATCAGCATTACAAGAAAGAAGAAGGTTACTCTTTACCTCCCTGAATTTAGTAATGCTCTGGTGCTTTTCTCCAAACAAGGATGGGTTCTTTTGCGTCGAAAGAATTTTGTTGTTACCAGAGAAAGGTTGCCTGATTCTGTATTTCTAATAAATCCACTTACAAAGGCTAAAATTGAACTGCCAGATGTTGCAGAATCCCATGAATTTTTTGGTTCTTTCTCAACTCATGATGGCTATCCTGTAAGTGTGGTCCTCATTAGCGCTGGTATATTTTGTCGAATAACTCTTAGAACAGCTAAACCTGGTGATCTTGTGTGGACTAAACACGCCCCTGTAGAGCGCACAATGCAGTTTGAAGGATGTCGTGGTCTGATCAGCATAGGCGAACAGATTTTCTATTTTGATATCTGGGGAAAGATGACTATCTATAATATGGCTACCCGTGTTTGGAAAGAGTTACTTAGGCCTAGGAATGAGCTGGAGGGAGTAAACTATATCGCGGAACATGATGGAAAAATAATTAAACTTTTTGCTGGCGGATATGATGATCATACATCTTACGCTATTTCAGTGTACAATGATGCTGATACTTCATGGGAAAGGGTAAAGATTGATGAGATGAGCTCAGTTTGGTACTTGTCAAGATTGCACAACTGCTTTTGCGCAAGGGAAAGTGGTTCAAAAATTTATCTTCTTCGTCCAAAATATGGTGGTCTCCTTCGCTGTACTCGTACAATTCGTGGTTACACTGTTCTTTCTCATGAGTTAAACGATGGAGGTACGCAGACTCTTCAGCTCCCGTATGAAATTTATCCATCAGCAAAGTGGGTGGATCTTGGTTGA
- the LOC141667447 gene encoding ferric reduction oxidase 2-like, which produces MKYTSSILCKFHSHSNIELELKPEKFSKSLMEENSAAVVTSSNGKIKAIRTSILGLVTTIFIGYIFMWIMMPTSTYRLHLYPKIRAHTDSTFFGKQGTTILVYTFPVLFISVLGSIYLHLGLNYESNDSCKMKRKSMFSSLKRPMIIKGLGIVSWIELFIFAMFITLLVWTFSADLHFFFGHMAIFKEIEDDKRWEAKLSIVGLTLGIVGNICLTFLFFPVTRTSSVLPLLGLTSEASIKYHIWLGHITMLLFTAHGSCYIVYWALTNRLSSKILEWKKTHVSNVAGEISLLFGLVLWVTTFPRIRRRMFELFFYTHYLYIFFIIFFVFHLSINYFCYMLPGFYLFMVDRFLRFLQSKQCAQLVSARILPCETVELNFSKDQGLSYTPTSIMFINVPSISKLQWHPYTISSSSNLEPEILSVIIKSEGNWTQKLYKKLASPFPIEHLTISVEGPYGPASTHFLRHDKLVMVTGGSGIAPFISIIRELLFMNSTMKCRTPSILLISAFKYSSELTMLDLIPPFSYASYGNSDLELQVEAYVTREIEPPTESSKTLRTIWFKTNTSDAPISTTLGKYSWLWLGVITSLSFIILLLTMGLLTRFYIYPIDHNSYNVFSNSLRSVLDMLLICLSILVTASAAFLWNKKQNSIKTKQIIEVKGLSPLMQNSGAVNPIEKELESLPQKSFLKTNKVHYGQRPDLRGILLEHKEPSVGVLVCGPKSMRHDVANICSSGLAENLHFESISFSW; this is translated from the exons ATGAAATATACTAGTAGTATATTGTGTAAGTTTCATTCTCACTCAAATATAGAGCTAGAGCTAAAACCAGAAAAATTCTCTAAATCTCTAATGGAGGAGAATTCAGCAGCTGTTGTTACTTCTTCTAATGGCAAAATTAAAGCCATTCGGACATCGATATTAGGACTTGTAACAACAATCTTCATTGGATATATTTTCATGTGGATTATGATGCCAACCTCTACTTATAGATTGCATCTCTATCCGAAAATTCGGGCTCATACAGATTCCACTTTCTTTGGAAAACAAG GTACAACAATTCTTGTTTATACATTTCCAGTGCTGTTCATATCTGTTTTGGGCTCTATATATCTTCACCTGGGACTGAATTATGAGTCTAATGATAGCTGTAAGATGAAAAG GAAGTCGATGTTTAGCTCATTGAAGAGGCCGATGATCATTAAAGGCCTCGGGATTGTTTCTTGGATAGAGCTCTTCATTTTCGCGATGTTTATTACTCTCTTAGTTTGGACTTTCTCAGCTGACTTGCATTTCTTCTTTGGTCACATGGCCATTTTTAAAGAAATAGAAGATGACAAGAG ATGGGAAGCAAAACTGAGTATAGTAGGCCTAACTCTAGGAATTGTTGGCAACATATGTCTTACATTTCTCTTCTTTCCGGTGACACGAACCTCGTCTGTGTTACCTCTCCTTGGTTTAACCTCAGAGGCCAGCATCAAGTATCATATATGGCTTGGCCATATAACCATGCTTCTCTTTACAGCTCACGGCTCGTGTTATATCGTCTACTGGGCTCTCACAAATCGTTTATCATCAAAG ATTCTGGAATGGAAAAAAACACATGTATCAAATGTAGCTGGGGAGATTTCATTGCTGTTTGGATTAGTGCTCTGGGTGACAACATTTCCTCGCATTAGGCGAAGAATGTTTGAGCTCTTTTTCTACACACACTACCTCTACATTTTCTTCATTATCTTCTTTGTCTTTCATCTTAGCATCAATTACTTCTGCTATATGCTTCCTGGTTTCTATCTCTTCATGGTCGATCGTTTCTTGAGGTTCTTACAATCTAAACAATGTGCTCAGTTGGTCTCTGCTCGCATCCTACCATGTGAAACTGTTGAGCTCAACTTCTCCAAAGATCAAG GTTTGAGTTACACTCCAACAAGCATCATGTTTATTAATGTTCCAAGCATTTCCAAGCTGCAATGGCATCCTTATACAATTAGTTCCAGCAGTAATTTGGAACCTGAGATCCTCAGTGTTATTATTAAAAGTGAAGGCAATTGGACTCAAAAGCTTTACAAGAAGCTTGCTTCACCATTCCCTATTGAACATCTTACCATTTCTGTTGAAGGCCCTTATGGACCTGCTTCAACTCACTTTCTAAG GCACGATAAACTAGTTATGGTTACTGGAGGCAGTGGCATAGCGCCATTCATTTCAATAATTCGTGAACTTCTCTTCATGAACTCGACAATGAAATGCAGAACTCCAAGCATTCTCCTAATAAGTGCATTCAAGTATTCCTCAGAGCTCACTATGTTAGATCTCATTCCTCCATTTTCATACGCCTCATATGGAAATTCAGATCTTGAGCTACAAGTAGAGGCATATGTGACCCGGGAGATAGAACCACCAACAGAAAGCTCAAAGACCCTGCGAACAATATGGTTCAAGACTAACACCTCTGATGCACCAATATCCACAACTTTAGGCAAATACAGTTGGTTGTGGCTCGGAGTAATAACATCATTATCGTTTATAATCCTTCTTCTTACCATGGGATTGCTCACGCGCTTCTACATATATCCAATAGACCATAACAGTTATAACGTGTTCTCAAACTCGTTAAGGTCAGTGTTAGATATGCTACTCATATGTCTATCGATACTTGTGACAGCCTCTGCAGCTTTTCTCTGGAACAAGAAACAAAATTCCATTAAAACCAAGCAGATTATAGAGGTTAAAGGATTGTCACCTTTGATGCAAAATTCAGGGGCTGTCAATCCTATTGAGAAAGAACTCGAAAGTCTTCCTCAAAAGTCCTTTCTGAAAACTAACAAGGTGCATTATGGTCAAAGGCCTGATCTAAGGG GAATTTTACTGGAACATAAAGAACCAAGTGTCGGTGTTCTAGTCTGTGGTCCAAAAAGTATGCGCCACGATGTTGCAAACATATGTTCATCAGGCTTGGCAGAGAATCTACATTTTGAATCCATAAGTTTTAGCTGGTGA
- the LOC141667030 gene encoding putative ferric reduction oxidase 1, whose protein sequence is MEEKSAAVVTSSNGKIRVIRASILGLVTIIFIGYIFMWIMLPTSTYRSHFYPKIDAHTKSAFFGDAGTAMLVFSFPMLFISVLGSVYLHLGMKYRDSDSCNIKRKSIYSSWKRPVIIKWLGIVSWIEIVIFAMFIALLAWTFFTYLHYFFDQIALFKESENEKRWESTLSIIALTLGIIGNICLVFLFCPVTRTSSVLPLLGLTSEASIKYHIWLGHITMFLFTAHGLFYIVYWALTNRLLSKMLEWRKAGVSNVAGEISLLFGLGLWVTTFPRIRRKMFELFFYTHYLYIFFIIFFIFHLDFDYFFYMLPGFYLFMVDRFLRFLQSRHCAQLVSACILPCKTVELNFSKSQGLSYTPTSIMFINVPSISKLQWHPYTISSSSNLEPEILSVIIKSEGSWTQKLYDKLASPFPLEHLSVSVEGPYGPASTHFLRHDKLVMVTGGSGIAPFISIIRELIFMNSTMKCRTPSILLISVFKNSSELTMLNLVLPFSNASQGISNLELQVEAYVTREFEPPIENSKPLETIWFKANTSDAPISATLGKYSWLWLGLITSLSFIIFLLTMGLLTRFYIYPIDHNSYQVFSYSLKSLLNMLLLCISVLVTATAAFLWNKKQSSMENNQTETKGLSPLMNNSLAINPTDRELESLPQQTLLKTTKVHYGRRPDLRRMLTEQEGSSVGVLVCGPKSMRHDVAKICSSSSAENLHFESISFSW, encoded by the exons ATGGAGGAGAAATCAGCAGCTGTTGTTACATCTTCTAATGGCAAAATCAGAGTCATTCGGGCATCAATATTAGGACTAGTAACAATAATCTTTATTGGCTACATCTTCATGTGGATTATGTTGCCAACTTCTACTTACAGATCACATTTCTACCCAAAGATTGATGCTCATACTAAATCAGCTTTCTTTGGAGACGCAG GCACAGCCATGCTCGTGTTCTCGTTTCCAATGTTGTTCATCTCTGTTTTGGGCTCTGTGTACCTTCATTTGGGAATGAAATACAGAGATAGTGATAGTTGCAACATAAAAAG GAAGTCGATATATAGTTCATGGAAGAGGCCAGTGATAATCAAGTGGCTGGGGATTGTTTCTTGGATCGAGATTGTTATTTTTGCGATGTTCATTGCCCTTCTAGCCTGGACGTTCTTCACTTACTTGCATTACTTCTTTGATCAAATTGCCCTTTTCAAAGAATCAGAGAACGAGAAGAG ATGGGAGTCTACACTGAGCATAATTGCATTAACTCTAGGGATTATAGGCAACATATGTCTTGTATTTCTCTTCTGTCCAGTGACACGAACTTCATCAGTGTTGCCTCTTCTTGGTTTAACCTCAGAGGCCAGCATCAAGTATCATATATGGCTTGGACATATAACCATGTTCCTTTTCACAGCTCACGGCCTGTTCTATATCGTCTACTGGGCTCTCACGAATCGTTTATTATCCAAG ATGCTGGAATGGAGGAAAGCAGGTGTGTCAAATGTAGCTGGGGAGATTTCCTTGCTGTTTGGGCTAGGGTTATGGGTGACAACATTTCCTCGCATTAGGCGAAAAATGTTTGAGCTCTTCTTCTATACACACTACCTCTACATATTCTTCATCATCTTCTTTATCTTTCATCTTGACTTTGATTATTTCTTCTATATGCTTCCCGGTTTCTATCTCTTCATGGTTGATCGGTTCTTGAGGTTCTTACAGTCCAGACATTGTGCTCAGTTAGTCTCCGCTTGTATCCTGCCATGTAAAACTGTTGAGCTCAACTTCTCCAAATCTCAAG GACTGAGTTACACTCCAACAAGCATAATGTTCATTAATGTTCCAAGCATTTCCAAGCTGCAATGGCATCCTTATACAATTAGTTCAAGCAGTAATCTGGAACCTGAGATTCTCAGTGTTATCATTAAAAGCGAAGGAAGTTGGACTCAGAAGCTTTACGACAAGCTAGCTTCACCTTTTCCACTTGAACATCTTAGTGTCTCTGTTGAAGGCCCTTATGGACCTGCTTCAACTCACTTTCTAAG GCATGATAAACTAGTTATGGTTACTGGAGGCAGTGGCATAGCGCCATTCATTTCCATCATCCGTGAACTCATCTTCATGAACTCGACAATGAAATGCAGAACTCCAAGCATTCTCCTTATTAGTGTTTTCAAAAACTCCTCGGAGCTCACCATGTTAAACCTCGTCCTTCCATTTTCAAATGCCTCACAGGGAATTTCAAACCTCGAGCTACAAGTAGAGGCATACGTGACCCGAGAGTTTGAACCACCAATAGAAAACTCAAAGCCCCTGGAAACAATATGGTTTAAGGCCAACACCTCAGATGCACCAATATCCGCAACCTTAGGAAAATACAGTTGGTTATGGCTCGGCCTAATAACATCTCTGTCGTTCATAATCTTCCTTCTTACCATGGGACTGCTAACGCGCTTCTACATATATCCAATAGACCATAATAGCTATCAGGTGTTCTCATACTCATTAAAGTCTCTGCTAAATATGCTACTCTTGTGTATATCAGTACTTGTCACAGCCACTGCAGCTTTTCTGTGGAACAAGAAACAGAGTTCCATGGAAAACAATCAGACTGAGACAAAGGGATTGTCACCTTTGATGAATAATTCATTGGCCATCAATCCTACTGATCGAGAACTCGAAAGCCTTCCTCAGCAGACCCTTCTGAAAACTACCAAGGTGCATTATGGTCGAAGGCCTGATCTGAGGA GAATGTTAACGGAACAGGAAGGATCAAGTGTTGGTGTTCTTGTTTGTGGTCCAAAGAGTATGCGACACGACGTCGCGAAAATTTGTTCATCAAGCTCAGCAGAAAATTTACATTTCGAATCCATCAGTTTTAGCTGGTGA